A stretch of Hoplias malabaricus isolate fHopMal1 chromosome 10, fHopMal1.hap1, whole genome shotgun sequence DNA encodes these proteins:
- the cdca3 gene encoding cell division cycle-associated protein 3 has protein sequence MGTSESKMAVVSTPKPEPGHTIQNRRLAQLVDPRSPSCGINRTPIQVDGAAPCVREGQESAALVFDPRSPTPGIERTPMKDSMKLTVSSLARKLSTFFLNDTGIVDSSTTSLSPVTITKHPSLPSVEQQDNPSCSEPLLPSQGTQTAHKASPSSPVACSPSVRYGSFCSSPFVLVGEVEVDMATDVSLEEAEEALLLGESPLQRELSLSLLACRDGVYPPDFCKSTEERPSTPLPPAELKQNGDHSYGLQVVSSESTQLSSPTQASIISPANDAEPHEQQDVTEEAPVVSEQEPEKPKVVTPDPVDAPCLNLTGQKEVPPSGFLIPRFDTRSPSQAVFKPQWLGVGFGATGVRARGVQSRGKGTASPRKKATDENENKVVLSRQKQRGKALIAEGRSPLQILKETNSPRDRPAQMKLKVSTPEKRRFGQMDRRNLVVSLNKENQ, from the exons ATGGGTACAAGTGAGAGTAAGATGGCTGTGGTGTCCACACCGAAACCAGAACCAGGTCACACCATTCAGAACCGGCGTCTGGCCCAGCTGGTTGACCCACGCTCACCTTCTTGTGGAATCAACCGTACACCGATACAG GTGGATGGAGCAGCCCCTTGTGTCAGAGAGGGTCAGGAATCAGCTGCACTAGTGTTTGACCCACGATCACCAACCCCTGGAATCGAGCGCACGCCTATGAAAGACAGTATGAAAT TGACGGTCAGTTCACTGGCCCGGAAACTCAGCACATTTTTCTTGAATGACACTGGAATAGTGGACTCTTCTACCACTTCCCTGTCTCCTGTCACCATCACCAAACACCCCAGTCTCCCTAGTGTTGAGCAGCAGGACAATCCAAGCTGCTCAGAGCCCCTCCTGCCTTCTCAGGGCACACAGACCGCACACAAAGCCTCTCCTTCCAGCCCTGTGGCCTGCAGCCCCTCTGTAAGATATGGCTCGTTTTGCAGTAGTCCGTTCGTGCTGGTGGGTGAGGTGGAAGTGGACATGGCGACAGATGTGTCTCTGGAAGAAGCCGAGGAAGCTCTTCTTTTGGGAGAATCTCCACttcagagagagctgagcctgAGTCTGCTGGCCTGCCGGGACGGTGTTTATCCTCCTGACTTCTGCAAATCTACTGAGGAGCGTCCTTCCACTCCTCTTCCTCCCGCAGAGCTCAAGCAAAACGGTGATCACTCCTATGGTCTCCAGGTGGTCTCATCTGAGTCGACCCAGCTGTCCTCCCCTACTCAGGCAAGCATCATATCTCCAGCAAATGATGCTGAGCCTCATGAGCAGCAG GATGTTACAGAAGAAGCTCCTGTTGTGTCTGAGCAAGAGCCAGAAAAGCCCAAGGTGGTTACTCCTGACCCTGTTGATGCCCCCTGCCTGAACCTGACCGGTCAGAAAGAAGTGCCTCCGTCTGGATTTTTGATCCCTAGGTTTGACACCCGCAGCCCAAGCCAGGCAGTGTTTAAACCCCAGTGGCTGGGTGTGGGGTTTGGGGCCACAGGGGTCAGGGCTAGAGGGGTTCAGAGCCGTGGAAAAGGAACGGCCTCACCTCGCAAAAAAGCCACCGACGAGAATGAGAATAAGGTAGTCCTCTCCAGACAGAAGCAGAGAG GTAAAGCTCTTATTGCTGAAGGCAGGTCTCCACTGCAGATTCTAAAGGAAACAAATTCACCCAGAGACCGCCCAGCACAG ATGAAGCTGAAGGTCTCAACTCCAGAGAAGAGGAGGTTTGGACAGATGGACAGAAGAAATCTTGTTGTTTCTCTTAACAAGGAGAACCAATGA
- the gnb3a gene encoding guanine nucleotide-binding protein G(I)/G(S)/G(T) subunit beta-3a — protein MGEMEQLRKEAESLKDEITAARKAVADTTLPDVVSGTAVVGRVQLKTRKTLRGHLAKIYAVHWATDSKLCVSASQDGKLIVWDSYTTNKVNAIPLKSSWVMTCSYAPSGNMVACGGLDNMCSIYNLKGKDGNVKVMRELAAHTGYLSCCRFLSDAEIITSSGDCTCVLWDIETGTQKTVFTGHMGDCMSLAVSPDFKTFISGACDFTAKLWDIREGQCRQTFSGHESDINAIAFFPNGNAVITGSDDATCKLYDLRADQELITYQDSSIMCGVTSIAPSLSGRLILAGYDDFNCNIWDSLKAERVGVLAGHDNRVSCIGVTADGMACCTGSWDSFLKIWN, from the exons ATGGGCGAAATGGAGCAGCTTCGAAAGGAGGCAGAGAGCCTGAAGGATGAAATCACT GCGGCCCGTAAAGCTGTTGCGGACACCACTCTGCCAGATGTAGTCTCAGGGACAGCGGTGGTGGGTCGAGTCCAGCTCAAAACTAGAAAGACACTGAGAGGACATCTGGCCAAAATCTATGCCGTGCACTGGGCAACCGACtcaaa actctgTGTGAGTGCATCTCAGGATGGAAAGCTGATTGTGTGGGACAGCTACACCACCAACAAG GTAAATGCCATCCCACTGAAGTCTTCGTGGGTGATGACCTGCTCCTACGCCCCCTCAGGAAACATGGTGGCCTGTGGAGGACTGGACAACATGTGCTCCATCTACAATCTGAAGGGCAAAGACGGAAATGTCAAGGTCATGAGGGAGCTGGCTGcacacacag GGTACCTGTCGTGTTGTCGCTTCTTGAGTGACGCTGAGATCATCACCAGCTCTGGGGACTGTACATG TGTTCTTTGGGACATTGAGACTGGGACACAGAAGACAGTTTTCACAGGACACATGGGTGACTGCATGAGTCTGGCTGTGTCTCCAGACTTCAAGACTTTTATTTCAGGAGCATGTGATTTCACAGCTAAACTGTGGGACATACGAGAGGGCCAGTGCAGACAGACGTTCAGTGGACATGAGAGTGACATTAACGCTATAGCT TTTTTCCCAAATGGTAATGCAGTGATCACAGGCTCAGACGATGCAACCTGTAAGCTCTATGACCTACGTGCTGACCAGGAGCTAATCACCTACCAGGACTCCAGCATCATGTGTGGGGTCACCTCCATCGCTCCTTCGCTGTCTGGACGCCTCATCCTCGCCGGCTATGATGACTTTAATTGCAACATCTGGGACTCACTCAaggcagagagagtgg GGGTGTTGGCTGGCCACGATAACCGCGTGAGCTGCATCGGGGTGACGGCTGACGGAATGGCCTGCTGCACAGGATCGTGGGATAGCTTCCTGAAGATCTGGAACTGA